One segment of Yersinia kristensenii DNA contains the following:
- a CDS encoding heme ABC transporter ATP-binding protein: protein MVDTALLEANQLSYHVQGQKLINNVSLHIASGEMVAIIGPNGAGKSTLLRLLTGYLAPSEGRCQLLGKNLNSWQPQALARARAVMRQYSDLAFPFSVSEVIQMGRAPYGAAHHHQALQEVMAQTDCLALAQRDYRALSGGEQQRVQLARVLAQLWQPEPAPRWLFLDEPTSALDLYHQQHTLRLLRQLTQQEPLAVCCVLHDLNLAALYADRILLLAQGELVACGTPEEVLNAETLTRWYQADLGISRHPESALPQIYLRQ, encoded by the coding sequence GTGGTTGATACAGCGCTATTAGAAGCGAATCAGCTTTCCTATCATGTTCAGGGGCAAAAGCTGATTAATAATGTTTCACTACACATTGCCAGCGGTGAAATGGTGGCGATTATCGGGCCAAACGGTGCGGGGAAATCCACCTTGCTGCGCTTATTAACCGGCTACCTCGCGCCATCTGAGGGCCGGTGTCAGTTGCTGGGGAAAAACCTCAATAGCTGGCAGCCCCAAGCATTGGCTCGCGCCCGAGCGGTGATGCGCCAATACAGTGATTTGGCCTTTCCATTCAGTGTCAGTGAAGTCATTCAAATGGGCCGCGCACCTTATGGCGCGGCACACCATCACCAGGCGCTGCAAGAAGTAATGGCGCAAACAGACTGTCTGGCACTGGCGCAGCGGGATTACCGCGCACTGTCCGGTGGCGAGCAACAGCGGGTACAACTTGCTCGTGTGCTGGCGCAATTGTGGCAACCGGAGCCAGCCCCGCGGTGGTTATTTCTCGATGAACCAACCTCAGCATTAGATTTGTATCATCAACAACATACTCTGCGCCTATTGCGCCAACTCACCCAGCAAGAACCTTTGGCGGTGTGCTGTGTGCTGCATGATTTGAATCTGGCGGCCCTGTATGCCGATCGTATTTTATTGTTAGCGCAGGGCGAACTTGTTGCCTGTGGCACGCCAGAGGAAGTGCTTAATGCCGAAACACTGACCCGCTGGTATCAAGCCGATTTGGGGATTTCACGCCATCCGGAAAGCGCCCTGCCACAGATCTATTTGCGTCAGTAA
- a CDS encoding PLP-dependent aminotransferase family protein, translating into MTRYQQLADILSQRIKEGLYVAGERLPSVRVLSDEHGVSISTVQQAYRQLEECLLIEARAKSGYFVRCSSNLPSLPATCTHAQRPVEISQWENTLAFLQRGKQENIMHLGVGSPDISGPGLKILSRLLSRVSLHQSEEVLDYDNIYGTPVLREQIARLMLDSGNHQSAENIIITSGCHGALAIALGAVCQSGDIVAVDSPSFHGAMQTLKGMGMKVIEIPTDPVVGISLEALEMALDQWPIKAIQLTPTCNDPLGYNMPDERKKALLTLAQRYDVAIIEDDVYGALAYQYPRPPTIASFDDDGRVLLCSSFSKTVAPGLRIGWIAPGRYLDKALHMKYISAGRVATLPQLAMAEFIKQGHYMQHLRRMRRQYQRNRDIMTSWVMKYFPPNTCLSRPQGSFMLWVELPYGFDSLRLNRCLLPQGVQIAVGFISSASGKYRNCLRLSYSKPMTVEIERAVQKVGTAIYELLAEDEPKVAEKQNQP; encoded by the coding sequence ATGACTCGTTACCAACAATTGGCTGATATTCTTAGTCAACGGATTAAAGAAGGGCTCTATGTCGCCGGTGAGCGCCTCCCTTCGGTCAGGGTTTTGAGTGATGAGCATGGAGTGAGCATTAGCACCGTACAGCAAGCGTATCGGCAACTGGAAGAGTGCCTGTTGATTGAGGCGCGGGCGAAGTCGGGTTATTTCGTGCGTTGCAGCTCAAATCTGCCCTCTTTACCCGCGACCTGCACCCATGCACAGCGGCCGGTTGAGATATCACAGTGGGAAAATACACTGGCATTTTTGCAACGAGGCAAGCAAGAAAACATTATGCATCTGGGGGTAGGCTCGCCCGACATCTCTGGCCCGGGGCTTAAAATTCTCAGCCGATTATTAAGTCGAGTGAGCCTCCATCAAAGTGAAGAGGTGTTGGATTACGATAATATTTACGGCACGCCGGTATTACGTGAGCAGATAGCTCGCCTGATGCTCGACAGTGGTAATCATCAATCGGCTGAAAATATCATTATTACCTCTGGATGCCATGGTGCGCTGGCGATTGCGTTAGGGGCGGTTTGCCAGTCCGGTGACATTGTGGCGGTGGATTCCCCCAGTTTTCATGGTGCCATGCAAACCCTGAAAGGGATGGGAATGAAAGTGATTGAGATCCCAACCGATCCGGTGGTAGGGATCAGTCTGGAGGCACTGGAAATGGCCTTGGATCAATGGCCGATCAAAGCGATTCAGCTCACTCCAACCTGTAATGATCCGCTGGGCTACAATATGCCCGATGAGCGCAAAAAAGCATTACTGACACTGGCCCAGCGCTATGACGTCGCGATTATTGAAGATGACGTATATGGCGCACTGGCTTATCAATATCCACGGCCACCGACTATTGCCTCATTTGATGATGACGGGCGAGTATTGCTGTGCAGTTCCTTCTCAAAAACAGTAGCACCGGGTTTGCGTATCGGCTGGATTGCGCCGGGCCGCTATTTAGATAAAGCGCTGCACATGAAATATATTTCGGCCGGGCGGGTTGCCACATTACCGCAGTTGGCAATGGCTGAATTTATCAAACAAGGCCATTACATGCAGCATTTGCGCCGAATGCGCCGCCAATATCAACGCAATCGCGATATTATGACCAGTTGGGTGATGAAATATTTTCCGCCGAATACTTGTTTGAGCCGACCGCAAGGCAGCTTTATGTTGTGGGTTGAATTGCCGTATGGGTTTGATAGCTTGCGACTTAATCGCTGCTTATTACCACAAGGTGTGCAGATTGCGGTTGGATTTATCAGTTCAGCCTCGGGGAAATACCGTAATTGCTTGCGGCTGAGTTACAGCAAGCCGATGACGGTAGAAATTGAACGCGCGGTGCAAAAAGTTGGCACGGCGATTTATGAATTGTTGGCGGAGGATGAGCCTAAGGTAGCTGAAAAGCAAAACCAGCCTTAG
- a CDS encoding DUF1127 domain-containing protein translates to MNNIIEDQIDECCSSMTRATKNRPNIFIRLWLQAYRYVHQWNEQRKTANTLGRLNSDQLKDIGLSREDIKRDYSRPFWR, encoded by the coding sequence ATGAATAATATAATTGAAGATCAAATAGATGAATGCTGCTCGTCAATGACACGAGCCACAAAAAATCGCCCTAATATTTTTATTCGGCTATGGTTGCAAGCATACAGATATGTGCATCAATGGAATGAACAGCGCAAAACGGCCAATACTCTCGGGCGGTTGAATTCCGATCAATTAAAAGATATTGGCCTGAGCCGAGAGGATATCAAGCGAGATTACAGCCGCCCGTTTTGGCGCTGA
- a CDS encoding TonB-dependent siderophore receptor gives MFSAFTIKRSAILCSLALFIPLAVIADDTIEVTAKAGHEADLPTLGYTAKTTKGATKTDQPLILTAQAVSVVTRQQMDDQNVATLNQALNYTPGVFTGFSGGATRYDTIALRGFHGGDVNNTFLDGLRLLSDGGSFNVLQIDPWFLERVDVIKGPSSALYGQSIPGGVVMMTSKRPQFTSEGHFRLTGGNNNTQVAAFDYTDAISEHWAFRLTGITRNSDTMYDHQREERYAIAPSLLWQPDENTSLLLRANLQKDPSGGYHSAVPADGSIYGQKLSRGFFDGESNHNVFKRWQQIYSSEFSHKFDNVWSFHQNASYTHSNSQLEQVYQGGWNSDRTLMNRYYSGEESSLNAFAVDNQLTADFATAAVEHKVMLGLDFQKFRNNLRSDSAYATTLNPYTGVSGGSTLYRDDLLTTPGINSSYLNRRYEQSGVYLQDEMTLDNWHLNLSGRYDRMKTENIDKTANSTDERTDNHASGRASLLYGFDSGISPYVSYSQAITPSLFPDAQQKLLKPMTSEQYEVGIKYQPPGSSSLYSAALYDLTQNDVANRAVPATYYVPAGKVNSQGLELEARSRINDRLSVIAGYTYNRVKFKDAIDGNDGHTPVLAPSNMASLWAQYEAGYGINVGAGIRYIGKQWADDANTLRVPSYTLGDASVRADLGTWATSLKGAFVQLNVNNIADKKYVAACYNTSYCYWGAERSVQATVGYDF, from the coding sequence ATGTTCTCGGCTTTTACCATAAAGCGCTCTGCTATTTTATGTTCACTGGCACTGTTTATTCCATTGGCCGTCATCGCTGACGATACGATAGAAGTGACAGCCAAAGCCGGCCATGAAGCCGATTTGCCTACTTTGGGCTATACCGCAAAAACCACCAAAGGGGCAACTAAAACCGATCAGCCGTTAATTCTGACTGCACAAGCGGTCTCAGTGGTTACTCGCCAACAAATGGATGATCAAAACGTTGCTACACTGAACCAAGCGCTGAATTATACCCCAGGTGTTTTCACCGGTTTTTCCGGTGGAGCCACCCGCTATGACACTATTGCCTTGCGGGGTTTCCATGGCGGCGATGTGAACAATACCTTCCTCGATGGCCTGCGTTTACTCAGTGATGGCGGCAGTTTTAACGTGTTGCAGATCGACCCATGGTTCCTTGAGCGCGTTGATGTTATCAAAGGCCCCTCTTCCGCATTATATGGCCAGAGTATCCCCGGCGGTGTGGTGATGATGACCTCCAAGCGCCCGCAATTTACCTCGGAAGGTCATTTCCGCCTGACGGGGGGTAATAACAATACCCAAGTCGCGGCATTTGATTATACCGATGCGATATCCGAGCATTGGGCGTTTCGCCTGACCGGGATCACCCGCAACAGTGACACCATGTATGACCATCAGCGCGAAGAGCGCTATGCAATCGCGCCGTCATTATTGTGGCAGCCAGATGAAAATACTTCATTGTTACTGCGCGCCAATTTGCAAAAAGACCCTTCCGGTGGCTATCACAGTGCGGTGCCAGCAGATGGCAGCATTTATGGGCAGAAATTAAGCCGTGGCTTCTTCGATGGCGAAAGTAACCACAACGTGTTTAAGCGCTGGCAGCAAATCTATAGCTCTGAATTTTCACACAAATTTGATAATGTTTGGTCTTTCCACCAAAACGCCAGCTATACCCATTCTAATAGTCAGTTAGAGCAGGTTTATCAAGGGGGCTGGAATAGCGACCGTACTCTGATGAACCGTTATTACTCTGGTGAAGAGTCATCACTCAATGCATTTGCGGTAGATAACCAACTGACCGCGGATTTCGCCACGGCGGCAGTGGAACACAAGGTAATGCTGGGGCTGGATTTCCAGAAATTCCGCAATAATTTGCGCAGTGACAGTGCTTATGCCACCACATTGAACCCTTACACGGGCGTTTCTGGCGGCAGTACCTTGTATCGTGATGACTTGTTGACCACTCCCGGTATCAATTCATCCTATTTAAATCGCCGCTATGAGCAGAGTGGGGTTTATCTGCAAGATGAAATGACATTGGATAATTGGCATCTGAATCTGTCCGGCCGTTATGATCGGATGAAGACGGAGAATATTGATAAAACCGCCAACAGCACTGATGAGCGCACAGATAATCACGCCAGCGGGCGCGCCTCATTGCTGTATGGTTTTGATAGTGGTATTTCTCCGTATGTTAGTTACAGCCAAGCTATCACGCCAAGTTTGTTCCCGGATGCACAGCAAAAACTGTTGAAACCGATGACCAGCGAGCAGTATGAAGTGGGGATTAAATATCAGCCGCCGGGCAGCTCTTCACTCTATTCCGCCGCCTTATATGACCTGACCCAAAATGATGTGGCAAACCGCGCAGTACCGGCCACTTATTATGTGCCCGCCGGTAAAGTGAATTCACAGGGGCTGGAGCTGGAAGCCAGAAGCCGGATTAATGACCGGTTGAGTGTGATTGCGGGCTATACCTATAATCGAGTGAAATTCAAAGATGCCATTGATGGTAATGATGGTCATACGCCAGTATTAGCGCCGTCTAATATGGCATCACTGTGGGCGCAGTATGAAGCGGGTTATGGTATTAATGTGGGGGCGGGGATCCGTTATATTGGCAAACAGTGGGCCGATGATGCCAATACCTTGCGCGTCCCTTCCTATACACTGGGCGACGCCTCGGTTCGTGCGGATTTAGGGACATGGGCAACATCATTGAAAGGCGCGTTTGTTCAATTGAATGTGAATAATATCGCAGACAAAAAATACGTCGCCGCCTGTTACAACACTTCCTATTGCTACTGGGGCGCAGAGCGCTCAGTACAAGCGACAGTGGGCTATGACTTCTAA
- a CDS encoding DUF3772 domain-containing protein, with protein sequence MTYTFGLTGFMKKNGYFVLHRYYPLLCLLLMLFCASLIAISTTGTAFAATTSDTTTESSEEPVKPAISVQLISLQKQLDKLKQSVSNSTSDNQLSTLNETALTLVRDVDILLADLKPKREQLQAQLDVLGPPPAAGTLAETPIVAQQRRALNTRKVQLEGQNDQAQAIKANAENLAIQIISLRRTALKSQIALNSGSILGAKFWAPIVNPNPDDDQRLKGFVQELADAWHAAWEPEWRAGTAMYLLLTLLIGAFGFKLLDKLTAWFCAKCLPQGPLRRSFMASATTLYTVLITVTMAQCITQTFTRTPDASPLVMNFALAFVQLMFFSALVAGLGRAFLSIQRPSWRLPAIADEVAASLKLFPPLLASCIMIFGAIDQMNNMINISVSGTIFGNGISALLVALTAAIIPLRANRIRRQLMVNGEKPEAYSTLAGLIHLAIGITAIAILLSLLVGYIALAKFLSYKLVWVCLVLACVYLLTHLCVDLAESLFSPTSSAGKAIKQSLNIDDRHLAQAATLLSATSKVTLILLAIIALFNGTFGSTTPVSLLQKTMELLGGEGLEKLNIVPTNLLNAAICLLVGLYVLKAAQRWLSNEFLPKTQMDSGIKTSAVTLFSNIGYVLVILMTLSVLGIQWNKLAWIVSALSVGIGFGLQEIVKNFISGIILLTERPVKVGDLISISGVEGDIRRINVRATEIQLSDRSTVIVPNSQLISQNVRNATMANAQGVVTIALTFPLDLDIELAQALLIEAYEEHESILDTPAPSVKFSQLSPDGIVLSVTGLVPSPRMVSNTKSELLFSILKRLRAAGVSLAVAVPIRPLPIAN encoded by the coding sequence GTGACATACACTTTCGGGCTGACCGGTTTTATGAAAAAGAATGGGTACTTTGTTTTACATCGCTATTATCCCCTACTCTGTCTGTTGCTCATGCTTTTTTGCGCGTCACTTATCGCGATTTCAACTACAGGTACGGCCTTTGCAGCGACAACATCAGACACGACAACTGAAAGCAGTGAGGAACCGGTAAAACCGGCGATATCGGTTCAATTAATTAGCTTGCAAAAACAGTTAGATAAACTCAAACAGAGTGTGTCAAACAGTACATCAGACAATCAGTTAAGTACGCTGAATGAAACAGCATTAACACTGGTCAGGGATGTCGACATTCTGCTGGCCGATTTGAAACCCAAACGGGAACAACTACAGGCACAGTTGGATGTTTTAGGCCCGCCGCCCGCCGCAGGGACACTGGCTGAAACCCCGATAGTCGCTCAACAACGCCGCGCGTTAAATACCCGTAAAGTCCAATTAGAGGGCCAGAATGATCAAGCTCAGGCCATCAAAGCTAACGCGGAGAACCTGGCAATACAGATTATCTCGTTACGGCGAACGGCACTGAAATCACAAATTGCCTTAAATTCTGGCAGCATCTTGGGAGCTAAATTTTGGGCGCCCATCGTCAATCCCAATCCCGATGATGACCAGCGGTTGAAAGGTTTTGTGCAAGAACTGGCGGATGCCTGGCATGCCGCTTGGGAGCCAGAATGGCGCGCGGGCACGGCAATGTACCTGTTACTGACTCTGTTGATCGGCGCATTTGGCTTTAAGCTCCTCGACAAACTGACCGCCTGGTTTTGTGCTAAGTGCCTGCCCCAAGGCCCATTACGCCGTAGCTTTATGGCCTCAGCCACCACTTTATACACGGTGCTGATTACCGTCACCATGGCGCAATGCATCACCCAGACATTCACTCGCACACCGGATGCATCACCGCTAGTAATGAATTTTGCACTGGCATTTGTTCAGCTTATGTTTTTCTCCGCGTTGGTCGCGGGTCTTGGCCGTGCGTTTTTATCCATCCAGCGCCCCTCATGGCGGCTACCCGCCATTGCTGATGAAGTGGCCGCGTCTCTCAAACTGTTTCCTCCGCTGCTAGCCAGTTGCATCATGATTTTTGGTGCGATTGATCAGATGAATAACATGATCAATATCAGCGTATCGGGGACAATTTTTGGCAATGGTATTTCAGCTCTCTTGGTGGCTCTGACTGCCGCGATTATTCCATTACGCGCCAACCGGATACGCCGCCAACTGATGGTCAATGGCGAAAAACCTGAAGCTTATTCCACCTTGGCCGGGTTAATTCACCTGGCCATCGGCATTACTGCAATAGCCATATTATTGTCATTGTTAGTGGGATATATCGCGCTAGCGAAATTCTTGAGTTACAAACTGGTATGGGTTTGCCTGGTACTGGCCTGTGTGTATTTGCTGACTCATCTTTGTGTTGATTTAGCTGAAAGTCTCTTTTCCCCCACCAGCAGTGCCGGTAAAGCCATTAAGCAGTCACTCAATATTGATGACCGCCATTTGGCGCAAGCGGCAACATTATTATCAGCCACCAGCAAAGTGACGCTGATATTACTGGCTATTATCGCGCTGTTTAATGGCACTTTTGGCTCGACAACCCCGGTTTCACTGCTGCAAAAGACCATGGAACTCTTGGGTGGCGAGGGGCTGGAAAAACTCAATATTGTGCCAACCAATTTGCTTAATGCGGCTATTTGTCTGCTGGTCGGATTATATGTGCTCAAGGCGGCACAACGTTGGCTCAGTAATGAATTCCTACCGAAAACTCAGATGGACTCCGGGATAAAAACCTCGGCAGTCACCCTGTTCAGTAATATCGGTTATGTGCTGGTGATCCTGATGACTTTATCAGTGCTCGGTATTCAGTGGAATAAATTAGCCTGGATTGTCAGTGCATTATCTGTGGGTATCGGTTTTGGCTTGCAGGAAATTGTGAAGAACTTTATTTCCGGCATTATTTTGCTCACCGAGCGGCCAGTCAAGGTCGGGGATTTAATCAGTATTAGTGGGGTTGAGGGGGATATTCGCCGCATCAATGTTCGCGCCACAGAAATCCAGCTCAGTGACCGCTCGACAGTTATCGTGCCCAATTCTCAATTAATTTCGCAGAATGTGCGTAATGCCACTATGGCGAATGCGCAAGGGGTGGTGACCATTGCCCTGACATTCCCGCTGGATTTAGATATTGAACTGGCGCAAGCGCTGTTGATAGAAGCTTACGAAGAACACGAATCCATACTCGATACCCCAGCCCCATCAGTAAAATTTAGCCAGTTAAGTCCAGATGGCATTGTGCTCAGTGTCACCGGGTTAGTCCCCAGCCCACGAATGGTCAGTAACACCAAAAGTGAGTTGTTATTCAGCATATTAAAGCGGCTTCGGGCCGCAGGGGTATCTCTGGCGGTGGCAGTGCCGATCAGACCCTTGCCTATAGCGAATTAA
- a CDS encoding M16 family metallopeptidase → MLNRLVRTLLVCLFLGSVLPVSAEEQKLPVRADLQHFTLDNGMQIYLLPRDQPGVELRLLVNSGSVQESEQQRGLAHFVEHMAFKGTRNFPGTSSFKSLEKQGITLGSHVNAVTSLNATTYKLSLPNADAKQLTLGLHILSDWAQGISFEPAAFDKERQVIVEEWRLRQGVGFRINQALERLRYQGSRYVERDPIGLLDVVRQAPVSEAVNYYQQWYQPQRMALVVVGKFNAGDLRQQIKGLFAIPAPKHSAQDGANWAKFAPQPGLMLSTVFDAEQGTRIIQLALQRDLAAPLDSANGQWRDLLDTLWLTIFNQRLSLLVDNGLLSVASINQQGALLDNRRIQHLMIARPQGSDYNGTLRQLFTELQRMATAPVSDVELNAARQQILTKLSQQAASESRYQHDYLADNLTTAIEFDLPMLNKQQQFAMTKTWLEAIGPEHVQAQVAELLQEGSARLALIGPDSDKSLVDNQQLAAMWNSIRQSTPGPFTLKPKPVTLTVTPPAAGKIVQRQTLPIPDTQLWTLSNGVRVIVKANNRLKDDVQLSLRIPGGRSLEDDNSVGEVNWAMRLPQVSGYSQYTPHQLAQLGKQTEVTIAPYDEMLFHGLRGSAPADKLEPLLQLLYLKITAPQFSAEKLAQQKQSFALGLEKQPVERRFLDSITQAGYQHGDRLLVTATGPWRDFTVAGLEQRHRQLFSAPQDMTVTLSGALDEKRLQPLVETWLGGLPRSEQRLHWRDLAIKPLNQAMSQDYPLASSPKTMVSMQFSADANWSQPNQLALQLLDKIVTLRLRYDMREQASGIYTLGFSQLLAKLPQPYYLARLNFTSAPERAQEMTQMAQKVLQQIAAEGVTQSELDKAKKAWWIEQDSSRNSASYWTDALAQVASDDGNFALLAQEEQQVKAVTLEQVNALAAQWLGRNPKVFSLSPAK, encoded by the coding sequence ATGCTTAACCGACTAGTGCGAACATTACTCGTTTGCTTGTTTTTGGGGAGTGTTTTGCCGGTTTCTGCCGAGGAGCAAAAACTGCCGGTGCGCGCTGACCTCCAGCATTTCACTCTGGACAATGGCATGCAGATTTACCTGCTGCCGCGTGATCAACCCGGGGTAGAACTTCGTTTGCTGGTGAACAGTGGGTCAGTGCAAGAGAGTGAACAACAGCGCGGGCTAGCGCATTTTGTCGAGCATATGGCGTTCAAAGGTACCCGCAACTTCCCCGGCACCAGCAGCTTTAAATCGCTGGAAAAACAGGGGATTACGTTGGGTAGCCATGTCAACGCGGTGACCAGTCTCAATGCCACCACCTACAAATTGTCACTGCCGAATGCCGATGCCAAACAGCTGACTTTGGGGCTGCACATTTTATCGGATTGGGCGCAGGGCATCAGTTTTGAACCCGCCGCCTTTGATAAAGAGCGCCAGGTGATTGTGGAAGAGTGGCGCTTGCGTCAAGGGGTCGGGTTCCGCATCAATCAAGCTTTGGAGCGCTTGCGCTATCAAGGTAGCCGCTATGTAGAGCGCGATCCTATTGGGTTGTTGGATGTGGTGCGGCAAGCTCCGGTGAGTGAGGCCGTGAATTATTATCAGCAATGGTATCAACCGCAGCGCATGGCATTGGTGGTGGTCGGTAAGTTTAATGCGGGTGATTTACGTCAGCAGATCAAGGGGTTATTTGCTATTCCCGCCCCGAAGCACTCGGCGCAAGATGGTGCCAACTGGGCAAAATTTGCTCCGCAACCGGGGTTGATGCTCAGCACGGTATTTGATGCTGAACAGGGCACGCGCATTATTCAACTGGCGCTACAGCGCGACCTGGCGGCACCTTTAGACAGTGCGAATGGGCAATGGCGCGACCTGCTTGATACCCTGTGGCTGACCATTTTTAATCAGCGGCTCTCATTGTTGGTGGATAACGGCCTGTTATCGGTGGCGAGTATCAATCAACAAGGTGCCCTGCTGGACAACCGCCGGATTCAACATTTGATGATTGCCCGCCCGCAAGGCAGTGACTATAACGGGACACTGCGCCAGTTATTCACCGAGTTACAACGGATGGCCACTGCGCCGGTCAGTGACGTGGAACTGAATGCGGCTCGTCAGCAAATCCTCACTAAACTGAGCCAGCAGGCCGCCAGTGAAAGCCGCTATCAGCATGATTATCTGGCGGATAATCTTACCACCGCCATTGAGTTTGATCTGCCGATGCTGAATAAACAGCAGCAATTCGCGATGACCAAAACCTGGCTTGAGGCCATCGGCCCAGAGCATGTTCAAGCTCAAGTGGCTGAATTATTGCAGGAAGGTTCAGCTCGACTGGCACTGATTGGCCCGGATAGTGATAAATCGCTGGTGGATAATCAGCAATTGGCGGCGATGTGGAACAGTATCCGCCAAAGCACGCCGGGGCCGTTTACCCTGAAACCGAAGCCGGTCACCTTGACCGTCACCCCACCGGCTGCGGGCAAAATTGTACAGCGCCAGACTTTACCCATCCCTGACACCCAACTCTGGACATTGAGCAATGGCGTTCGGGTGATTGTTAAAGCCAATAACCGCTTGAAAGATGATGTGCAACTCTCGCTGCGCATCCCCGGTGGGCGCTCGCTAGAAGATGATAATAGCGTGGGTGAAGTCAATTGGGCGATGCGGCTGCCACAAGTTAGCGGTTACAGCCAATACACTCCACACCAGTTGGCCCAGCTAGGTAAGCAAACAGAAGTGACCATCGCCCCTTATGACGAGATGCTGTTCCACGGGTTGCGCGGGTCGGCACCGGCAGACAAACTTGAGCCGCTGCTGCAATTATTGTATTTGAAAATCACCGCGCCGCAGTTCTCGGCGGAGAAACTGGCGCAACAAAAACAGTCATTTGCGCTGGGGTTAGAGAAACAGCCGGTGGAGCGCCGCTTCCTCGACAGCATTACCCAAGCCGGTTATCAGCATGGCGATCGGTTGTTAGTGACGGCCACCGGCCCGTGGCGTGATTTTACTGTGGCGGGTCTTGAACAGCGCCACCGCCAGCTCTTTTCTGCCCCCCAAGATATGACCGTAACCCTCAGTGGTGCGCTGGATGAAAAGCGCTTACAACCTCTGGTAGAGACATGGCTGGGCGGCTTGCCGCGTAGCGAACAGCGTTTGCATTGGCGCGATTTAGCAATAAAACCGCTGAATCAGGCGATGAGCCAGGATTACCCGCTAGCCAGTAGCCCGAAAACCATGGTCAGTATGCAGTTCTCGGCGGATGCCAACTGGTCGCAGCCGAATCAACTGGCGCTGCAATTATTGGATAAAATTGTCACATTACGGCTGCGTTATGACATGCGCGAACAAGCTAGCGGTATCTATACGTTGGGCTTTTCGCAGCTATTGGCAAAACTGCCGCAGCCTTATTATTTGGCGCGGCTCAACTTTACCTCCGCCCCAGAACGCGCGCAGGAAATGACGCAAATGGCGCAAAAGGTGTTACAGCAAATAGCGGCTGAGGGCGTCACGCAATCAGAGTTGGATAAAGCCAAAAAAGCCTGGTGGATTGAACAGGATAGCAGCCGTAACAGTGCCAGTTATTGGACTGATGCACTGGCGCAGGTGGCCAGTGATGATGGCAATTTTGCTTTGCTGGCCCAAGAGGAACAGCAAGTGAAAGCGGTCACGCTTGAGCAGGTCAATGCTTTAGCTGCTCAATGGTTAGGGCGCAATCCGAAAGTATTTAGTCTCAGTCCGGCGAAATAA